In Natrinema amylolyticum, the following are encoded in one genomic region:
- a CDS encoding DUF5810 domain-containing protein, giving the protein MGYACPVCDTEEADAVHLANHLAITASLGREDHREWLEDHAPDWGECSPEELGEIVSPHATEIETPEFEESGHHHGHEPGRPDSLEGGIARQSRQPGRGSLTSEAETVLQEAAELTREMQASSDGSEDAGDDEPESNADAEGTDGDAGENENA; this is encoded by the coding sequence ATGGGATACGCCTGTCCGGTCTGTGACACCGAGGAGGCCGACGCGGTTCATCTCGCCAACCACCTCGCGATCACTGCATCGCTCGGTCGCGAGGACCATCGCGAGTGGCTCGAGGACCACGCGCCCGACTGGGGAGAGTGCAGCCCCGAGGAGCTCGGCGAGATCGTCAGTCCGCACGCGACGGAGATCGAGACGCCCGAGTTCGAGGAGTCCGGTCACCATCACGGCCACGAACCCGGCCGTCCCGACTCGCTCGAAGGCGGAATCGCTCGTCAGAGTCGCCAGCCCGGCCGCGGATCGCTGACTAGCGAAGCCGAGACCGTTCTGCAGGAGGCCGCGGAGCTGACCCGGGAGATGCAGGCCTCGAGCGACGGAAGCGAGGACGCCGGAGACGACGAACCGGAGTCGAACGCCGACGCTGAGGGGACCGACGGCGACGCCGGTGAGAACGAAAACGCGTAA